The Chryseobacterium indicum genome contains a region encoding:
- the prfH gene encoding peptide chain release factor H — MEKLIQITSGRGPLECQWVVAKVLKHFLQEVKDNNIDYEIIHRENGDENLTLKSVTLLLRSRNLNEFLDSWLGSICWIGKSTFRKLHKRSNWFIGVFELEGLEKINFNEKDIQFQTTRSQGSGGQNVNKVNTAVRATHIPTGQSVFVQDSRSQLENKKLSIERLKAKVLEQNIIQLQRRMQETWNNHLNVQRGNPIRTFSGTDFKKNYEDKSFKKQRSQLKNELKNYKNDLN; from the coding sequence ATGGAAAAACTCATACAAATAACCTCAGGAAGAGGACCTTTAGAATGCCAATGGGTGGTTGCAAAAGTTCTGAAACATTTTCTTCAAGAGGTAAAAGATAACAATATAGATTACGAAATCATTCACCGTGAAAATGGCGATGAAAACCTCACGTTAAAATCGGTGACCTTGCTTTTACGATCAAGAAATCTTAATGAATTTTTAGATAGCTGGTTAGGAAGCATTTGCTGGATCGGGAAAAGTACATTCCGGAAACTCCATAAAAGAAGCAATTGGTTTATCGGCGTTTTTGAACTGGAAGGATTGGAGAAAATCAACTTTAACGAAAAAGATATTCAGTTTCAGACAACCAGAAGTCAGGGAAGCGGCGGACAAAATGTAAACAAGGTGAATACCGCAGTTCGGGCAACGCACATTCCGACAGGACAAAGTGTTTTCGTTCAGGATTCGCGTTCGCAGTTGGAAAATAAAAAACTTTCGATTGAAAGACTTAAAGCTAAAGTGCTGGAACAGAACATTATTCAGCTTCAAAGGAGAATGCAGGAAACGTGGAACAATCATCTGAATGTTCAGCGTGGAAACCCGATCCGAACTTTTTCCGGAACCGACTTCAAAAAGAATTATGAAGACAAATCATTCAAAAAACAGAGAAGTCAACTGAAAAACGAATTAAAAAACTACAAAAATGACCTTAACTAA
- a CDS encoding nucleotidyltransferase family protein: protein MGAPHNIKRYGEVWPEFRIQSGLEILEKLKDKIIISGGWAWHFMSEPGHTEYKHAHDHKDIDVFVKKENVAEVVIILQQEGFQKVWTRYDHLQSEENFRRYEKTAELENGKFHRITIDFFERNDLETVEANGFTVVKPEVLLTFYRNIHSSDKCWAVIAAKDLLEKKIDPVGHPKLNEMPK from the coding sequence ATGGGAGCACCTCATAATATAAAAAGATACGGTGAAGTCTGGCCGGAATTCAGGATTCAAAGCGGACTCGAAATTTTAGAAAAATTAAAAGATAAAATTATTATTTCAGGAGGCTGGGCGTGGCATTTTATGTCTGAACCCGGACATACGGAATACAAACACGCGCACGACCATAAGGATATTGATGTTTTTGTGAAAAAAGAAAACGTCGCAGAAGTTGTCATCATCCTACAGCAGGAAGGTTTCCAAAAGGTCTGGACAAGATACGATCATCTTCAGAGCGAAGAAAACTTCCGAAGATATGAGAAAACAGCTGAGCTGGAAAACGGAAAATTCCACAGGATCACAATCGATTTCTTTGAAAGAAATGATCTTGAAACTGTTGAAGCCAATGGATTTACCGTTGTAAAGCCTGAAGTTTTGCTCACGTTCTACAGAAACATTCATTCCAGCGATAAATGTTGGGCGGTTATAGCTGCAAAAGATTTACTGGAGAAAAAGATTGATCCTGTTGGTCATCCGAAATTAAATGAAATGCCGAAATAG
- a CDS encoding tetratricopeptide repeat protein, with protein sequence MTLTKNKYYFEALDNYPYSLPECLEALNYALSYDPEDADSLCLMGRIYSEMLSDYEKAKLYFEEAMHCDVTNLNTPQYYIKCLLDNEDYHEAEKLINYSLKVKGIDKATLWFYRALLSEKRGSFANALKFLDESAKYCFTEYSLNVVKDRKKFVKSKMPKKKKTKKEKETK encoded by the coding sequence ATGACCTTAACTAAAAATAAATACTATTTTGAGGCTTTAGACAACTATCCGTACAGTTTGCCGGAGTGTCTGGAAGCATTAAACTATGCGTTGTCTTACGATCCTGAAGATGCAGACAGTCTGTGTCTCATGGGAAGAATATACAGCGAAATGTTATCCGATTATGAAAAGGCAAAGCTGTACTTTGAAGAAGCTATGCATTGTGACGTGACGAATCTTAATACACCGCAATATTATATTAAATGTCTTCTGGATAACGAAGATTATCACGAAGCAGAAAAATTAATTAACTATTCATTGAAAGTCAAAGGAATTGACAAAGCAACCTTATGGTTTTACAGAGCTTTACTTTCCGAAAAAAGAGGAAGTTTTGCCAATGCTTTGAAATTTTTAGATGAATCTGCAAAATATTGTTTTACAGAATATAGCCTGAATGTGGTGAAAGACCGCAAGAAATTCGTCAAATCAAAAATGCCGAAAAAAAAGAAAACTAAAAAAGAGAAGGAGACGAAATAA